GGTGAAGTATGGCTCCAAGGTGCAAATTGTTCTGCAGGACACAAGCATAGTGACCACTGAGGAACACCCTATGCATGTTCATGGATTCCACTTCTTTGTAGTTGGTTCAGGTTTCGGCAACTTCAACCCAACAACTGATCCCCAAAAGTTCAACCTTGTAGACCCACCTGTGAGGAACACCATTGGAACACCCCCTGGAGGATGGGTGGCCATTCGTTTTGTGGCTGACAATCCAGGTAACTTGTTATACtaactttttcttcttatgcAGTTTGTATCAGGATCACATTTTAATCTGTTACATGGTTTTCTTTCACTACTGCAAATCAGGAATTTGGTTTGTCCATTGTCACATAGACTCACATCTGAATTGGGGTTTGGGGATGGCACTTCTGGTAGAAAATGGAGTTGGCCTTTCACAGTCAGTATTACCTCCACCGCCAGATCTACCCCAATGTTAAGGTTAATGAAGCATCATTAGTTAATAAATTTGTCGTTCTGTATCATAAGTTCTTCAAGGATTTGCCAAACAGACAGTATGGCTTTCTGCAGTTCCCAATACCAGAATTAGATTATGCTTAATTGAGCTGTATGTTTGCGGTATGTTTGTTAGGTGGCATTGTAACcctatattaagaaaaataaaatttaaatgatttctTATCATTACTATtactagtttaatatttttcagtGAGAAAAACTAATTCATtccatagaaaaaatatttcagtACCAGAAACCGATTTCCATTTTGTTCCTTCAGTGGAAGAATTGCCCACATATTGCAATTTGCAATGTGCAGGTGGACTATTTTGTACAAAGCACCCTAAGCAACTTAAAGCAAGGTGCATTTAGTTTTTAGCAGAGGCCACCATGAACAAGCATGTGAAGTTGATCCTGACAGTTCCTGGATATCTAACATGCAAAGACATCATTGGACCTCTTTAACAGCATTGCCTAAATCCGAACCACGCATCAACTGTCATGTTATAAGGctcttgtgtatataataataagaaacTGAAAAACTTATCCAGCAAGTTCTAGGAAGTAAGCTTCCTTGAAGCCATTCTAATCAAAGACACAAATACAAGATCATATACAAAGGTATGTTCCATAAGAACAGTAAAACAGAATAATCCACATTACATAATAAAGATGATCTTGTACATAATAACTTCAGTTATTGCAACTAAGGACATCAAGGTTATCATATCAAGATTCAAATCGTGAATCGCCAAGCTAactttttaatcataatttgcatcaaatcataagattaaaaaacaatgagaaattacttcaaatatatatgatatttagtgttcaatgtaataattttaaactagAAATAGATAAAACTTACCTTAATCATAAGtcttataaaacaaaatttaaaattattagttatatttGAGTTTGTGAGGCCTTTATTTTAGAAGAATGGAAATGAAGCAATGAAATAGCCAAATAGAGTGCATGCATTGAATAGCAAAGGAAGTAGaggaataaaatcaaaataggaTAATTTCAAAAGTGCTCCTTCAATACCTTTTCATTCAACAATTTAAGCCTATatgacttttcattttttttttcttgagaatTAGTGaaagaagtaaaaagaaaaaaaatgacaaatcgTAGAATTGTGTGACCTTGTACCAATAGTACGAAATTGCACATATTCATTCATGAATTGTAAGAAGATACAAAGTCATTTGAGATTCATCTTATGATACAAATCAATAGGTAAccaaatcatattgaatcataGGATTCAAATCGTGAATTATAAGATTCTAATAACTATGGGGGGTCAATCTTTAACAAGGTTACCTAGATCAGCAGGATCTAATAGGGGTCAGGTTATGCAGTTTTCAGCATTGTAACTGACTAACTGAAACACTAGTCTGAAGGGCAACAAAAGAGGGAAAGTTGAGCAAAGAAATTGCTTTCACACAGTGCTAGTGAATACTGATATATAACAAATTACAGTAGTATGTATTCAATACTTGTGCACAATTTTATGGGCAATGTATCAGGCTACAAATTTCAAGCAACGGGTATCATTGTGCACATTTTGACATCTATAGGAACAAAATCGCATACCACATCTAACACAAGTGTAATTAGCAGAAAAAGCACAAACGGTACAGAAGTGGCAACGGGAGCTTGAGCTTGGAGGCCCAACTGCAGCTTTCCAATAGGATGGCACATGAGGAGGCAATGATTCTAAGTTAGCCTGCATTTGGTAAATTGTAGGAGGTGggttaacaaaaacaaaacccaAGGCAAGAGTAAAACATGATTGTTACTTATGTGTATGATCTGTTGTGGGTGTAATTGTAATCACTGACCTCATGTAAGAGCTCAAGGAACGTTCTTGGGGCCCTTCTAGCTTCAAGTGCTTTTGCCTGCCTGGTTTTCCTTTTGGTGCCTTTAGACTGCTTTTTCTGTATATAAACTGCAAAAAGAAGGAACAATTAGTATATGTTCAGGACCCCAATGACAGTAAATAGCCAAATTTTAGGGACTTAGAAGAAACGAATTATAATTGggtaaatgattattttagacCCTGAATGTGTAAACCAATGACAATTTAGTCCTTCAATACAAAAATTCTGATTTTGTCCTTGAATgtataaaaagtgtgacaatTACATTCTGTCATATAACTTAATGACAAATTAGTTCCTGAACTTTACAACTTAATGTTAAATTAGTCTTTAAACTTTACaacttaatgataaaatgattCCACAAAAACTTAGCGACATGATATAATTGTCGCATTTTTTACACAACCAAATAGGATTACTAAAACGGTCATTTatccaattataattttaggaactatttttacatttttcttaaatataaagaCTAAAGTGAGAGAGTAGACTAAATTGATCATTTACTCAAAAAATGTCACCATAAGTTAAAACTAAcactagacaaaaaaaaacagaatgaaaCAAAATTGTGAAATGAAActatgaaaggaaaaaaaagagagagaagaaaccCTAACATTGATCCTCCTCGTCTAGAGAAGCATCATCGTCATCATTATTGGCATCTGCAATTTCAAAACCTGCATTGTCATTCTCCAATGCATCCAAGCGCGCAAGTGCCGCCTGAATTGAATTGTAACAAAATCGCGTTTCTATCAGATTAATTATTCAGATTTCAATTCACAGATatctttttttacaaaaaatgaaaagaaaaacaaaataaggaaAATTGAGCGGAGATAGTTGCCTGAGTGCGGTTGTCGGCGCTGGCAAGCGCGGCGGCCATTTTGGACGCAACTTTTCGCGTTCGGCTTGACATGCGGCGGGTCGAGTTGGAACCGTCGTCCTCCATTTTCTAGCTCTACGGAATCACCAATTCAAACGCAACACACAAACACGGCCTTAAGAGGAATGAGTGAATGGTTTCACTGTTTCAGATCGCAACTAcgaaatgtatatatatataaaaaaaaaggagggtagtagagaagaagaaaaaaagagagtaatagagaagaagaaaaaagtgtttattgagaataatattatatgtatttttttcaaaagataattgaaaaattataacagataaatataaataagatgaataataaaagataaaaaaatataatattcacaATTGTGAGTTTATAACCTTTTCCTCTTATTTATAACTGCTCGCATTTTTAGTttgcataagttttttttttattctgattCTGAGTTAGTTAActcttaatattattaattaataatacgaaaattaaatacagtagtatcatataaaaatatatatttttcagaaagaaaaaatattttatttttgaagaagATTTTTCACTCTGAGATATATttgattgttaattaattttaaaattagttttaaattttaattaagtac
The nucleotide sequence above comes from Glycine soja cultivar W05 chromosome 11, ASM419377v2, whole genome shotgun sequence. Encoded proteins:
- the LOC114374370 gene encoding SWR1 complex subunit 6-like, producing the protein MEDDGSNSTRRMSSRTRKVASKMAAALASADNRTQAALARLDALENDNAGFEIADANNDDDDASLDEEDQFYIQKKQSKGTKRKTRQAKALEARRAPRTFLELLHEANLESLPPHVPSYWKAAVGPPSSSSRCHFCTVCAFSANYTCVRCGMRFCSYRCQNVHNDTRCLKFVA